The genomic window CTCGCCCGCGAGGAGGCCGGGGTGGTGTTCGCGACGGACGCCCTGCCCGATCGCTGCCCGGTGGTGGGTGCCTCCGCGGAGGCGCCCGCCGGCCTGCTGGCCCTGGAGCTGTCCCGCGAGCGGCGGTCGTACCTCATGTGGTTCCGGCCGGGGCGAGAGCGGGTGGTCCACTGGGCCGGCGACCCGAACAAGCCGATGCTCCCCGGCGATCCGACCGGGCCCGCCCGGCTCCACCCGCGGCGATCCTTCGACCTGTGGAAGCAGACCGTACGGGGGCGCTCGGAACCCTGGAAGCCCCGCGAGGTGGCCGCCGCCGCCGAGCTCCGCGGCGCGGTCCTGGGCGTCCTGGCCAGCGAGGAGCAGTTGCAGGACCGGGCCCGCCGGCAGGCCGCCGTGGCCGAGCTGGGCCAGAAGGCGCTGGCCTGCGACGAGCTCGACGCCCTGTATCGCGACGCCGTCTCCCTGGTGGCCTCCACTCTGGGCGTGGCCGCCTGCCGCCTGTTCAAGGACCGCCGGGGAGGGCCGCTCGACCTCGTCGCGGGGGCGGGGGCCCAGGCCGGGCCGCCGCACCCCGCCGGGATGCAGGCGAGCGGCGACCGCCTGGCCGAATATGCGATGGCGTGCGGGTCGCCGGTCGTCGCCGACGACCTGGACGACGAGATACGCTTCGACGCCGTCGAGCTGCGCGAGGCCCACGGCTATTCGGCCGCCATGGCGGCCCCGCTGGCCCAGGACGATCGCCGGATCGGCGTCCTGGCGGCCTATTCCGACCGTCCGCGGAGGTTCCACGCAGAGGAGGTCCATTTCCTGGTCGTGGTGGCCAACCTCCTGGCCACCGCGGTCCGCCGCCGCAAGGCCGAGCAGGCCCTGGAGCACCAGTCGCGGCACGACGGCCTGACGGGCCTGCCCAACCGCAACCTGCTGATGGAGTTGCTGAGGCGGTCGATCGCCGACGGAGGGGCGGACCGGACACCGGTGGCGCTGATGCTGATCGACCTGGACCGCTTCAAGGAGGTCAACGACACCTACGGGCACCACTACGGCGACGAGCTCCTCCGCCAGTCTGCCCGCCGCTTCCGCGACGCGATCCGCGGCGAGGGCACCGTCGCCCGCCTGGGCGGCGACGAGTTCGCTGTCCTGCTTCCGGGTGCCGGGCGCCAGGCAGCGGGACGGGTCGCCGCGGCGATTCTCGGCGAGCTGGCCCGGCCGTTCGCCATGGAAGGGGGCGAGCTCTGCGAGGTGGGCGGCAGCATCGGCATCGCGCTGCACCCGGACCACGGCGGCGACGGCCTGACCCTGATGCGACGGGCCGACGTGGCCATGTACGCCGCCAAGCGGTCCGGCGGCGGCTCAACCTTCTATACCCCCGAGCTGGACGATACGCTCCTGTCGCGGGCGACCCTCATCGCCCAGCTCCGGAGGGCGGTCGAGGAGGGCGACGGCCTGGACCTGGCCTTCCAGCCCAAGTTCGACCTCCGTTCCCGCCGCTTCTTCGGCGTCGAAGCCCTGATCCGCTGGCGGCACCCGGCCCATAACCTGCTGCTGCCCGACCGATTCATCACCTTGGCCGAGGAGACCGGCCTCATCACCTCGCTCGACCGCTGGGTGCTCCGTCAGGCCGCGTCCCAGCGCCGCCGCTGGCTGGCCCGCGGGGTCGACCTGGACATCGCCCTCAACGTCTCGCCGCACAGCCTCCTCGAAGGCGACCTGGCCGGCGACGTCGCGGGTCTGGTGAGGGAGCTGGGCCTAATGCCGGCCGGCCTGACCATCGAGGTCACCGAGGGAGCCCTGATGCGCGACCCCGAGCGGGCCGCCGAGGTGCTCCGACGCCTGCGTGACGAATCGGGCATCCGCGTCGCCATCGACGACTTCGGGACGGGCTACTCGTCTCTCGCCTATCTCAAGCGGCTGCCGGTCGATGAGGTGAAGATCGACCGGGTGTTCGTCAAGGACATGGTGGCCGAGCCCCGCGACGCCTCGATCGTCCGGACCATCATCGAGCTGGGACACAACCTCGGCCTGGCCGTCGTCGCCGAGGGCGTCGAGCACGCCGAGGCGCTGGACCGGCTGTCGGCCATGGGCTGCGACCAGGCCCAGGGCTTCCACCTCGGCCGGCCCTCCCCGGCCTCCATGCTGGTCGAGCTGGTCGAAGGGGCCGGCGGCGCCGCCGGCACTTCGCCCGAGCCCGCGATGGCCGCTCGCCCCGGGCCGGCTCGCGTCGGGTGAGTCTCCGTCGGCCTCAGCGCTGCTTCTGGCCCCGACGGCGTGCTGACTTGCGCCCCGGCCGGTAGCCGCCGTTCGGCAGGCCGCGCTCGCCCGCCGGCTCGCCTTTCGCCGGGTTGGCGATCGCATGGTAATGGTCGCCCTGCGTCGCCTCGTTGGCCCTCCGGCGTCGGTCGTCGATGGCCTGCTTCGGCGGCTGGGCCGGGATCAGGCAGTCGCATCCGGCGCCGATCAGGTCCTGCCGCCCGGCCTCCATCAGGGCCTTGCGGACCTCGAAGTAATTCTCCGGCTTGAAGAACTGGAGGAGCGCGCGCTGGAGTTTCCGGTCTCGCAGGTGTCGGGCGACGTAGACCTCCTTGCCGGTGAACGGATCCAGGCCCGTGTAGTACATGCAGGTCGCGATGTCGAACGGCGCGGGGATGAAGTCCTGCACCTGGTCCGGCTTGTAGCCATTGCGCTTCAGGAAGACGGCCAGGTCGATCATCGCGCCGAGGTCGCTGCCGGGGTGCGACGCGATGTAGTAAGGGACGAGGAACTGCTTCTTCCCGGCCTTCTTGCTGGCCCGGCCGAAGGCCTCCGCGAAGCCGGCGTAGTCGCTGGCGTCCGGCTTCTTCATGAGGTCCAGCACGCCCGGGTCCGTGTGCTCGGGCGCGACCTTCAGGTGGCCGCCGACGTGGTGGCGAGCCAGCTCCTCCAGGTACTCCGGCGACTGCTGCGCCAGGTCCATCCGGATCCCCGAGGCGACGAAGACCTTGTCGATGCCGGGTACCTCGCGGCTCTCCTTCATCAGCTCCACGAGCGGGCCGTGATCCGTCCCGAGCAGCTTGCAGATGCTCGGGTGGACGCACGAGAGCCGCTTGCACTTCGCCTCGACCTCGGGCCTC from Aquisphaera giovannonii includes these protein-coding regions:
- a CDS encoding EAL domain-containing protein; the encoded protein is MADDENAAGAREATTDCEGEPIHMPGTIQPHGALLVLGGPDLVVRRASCNSAEFLGIPPEALLGRPLDGLLGPSQTAQLWMVASDPQPSRFNAVKLSLPDVVATRPFDALFHRVNGELVVELEPTADADGEFGAYYRTVQRATVRLQSAGDVADLCEVAAEEVRRVTGFDRAMVYRFDAEWNGEVVAESHADDLPPTYLGLHFPASDIPAQARRLYETTLIRAIPDARYVPVGVVGLDDPAIGSQLDMSGCVLRSVSPMHLEYLRNMGVAATLTISILRDGRLWGLIACHHRRPRAIPFDRRVTCEFFGQVIAAQVAIREDGEERAYRLGASALRPRLLEQMARSTPSVWGLIQARPGLLDLIDAGGAAVVREGECRTVGVSPGEPAILEIAEWLAREEAGVVFATDALPDRCPVVGASAEAPAGLLALELSRERRSYLMWFRPGRERVVHWAGDPNKPMLPGDPTGPARLHPRRSFDLWKQTVRGRSEPWKPREVAAAAELRGAVLGVLASEEQLQDRARRQAAVAELGQKALACDELDALYRDAVSLVASTLGVAACRLFKDRRGGPLDLVAGAGAQAGPPHPAGMQASGDRLAEYAMACGSPVVADDLDDEIRFDAVELREAHGYSAAMAAPLAQDDRRIGVLAAYSDRPRRFHAEEVHFLVVVANLLATAVRRRKAEQALEHQSRHDGLTGLPNRNLLMELLRRSIADGGADRTPVALMLIDLDRFKEVNDTYGHHYGDELLRQSARRFRDAIRGEGTVARLGGDEFAVLLPGAGRQAAGRVAAAILGELARPFAMEGGELCEVGGSIGIALHPDHGGDGLTLMRRADVAMYAAKRSGGGSTFYTPELDDTLLSRATLIAQLRRAVEEGDGLDLAFQPKFDLRSRRFFGVEALIRWRHPAHNLLLPDRFITLAEETGLITSLDRWVLRQAASQRRRWLARGVDLDIALNVSPHSLLEGDLAGDVAGLVRELGLMPAGLTIEVTEGALMRDPERAAEVLRRLRDESGIRVAIDDFGTGYSSLAYLKRLPVDEVKIDRVFVKDMVAEPRDASIVRTIIELGHNLGLAVVAEGVEHAEALDRLSAMGCDQAQGFHLGRPSPASMLVELVEGAGGAAGTSPEPAMAARPGPARVG